The Corythoichthys intestinalis isolate RoL2023-P3 chromosome 2, ASM3026506v1, whole genome shotgun sequence DNA segment gttgtttttataacAAGGCAGAAAAACTGTTCTTAAAGAAGATTGTCATGTTGGTCTCACCAGATTTGGAATGCAACTGCAGTTGCAATAATATTAAACTAAAGTAGGACAGAAATGGGTTCAAGCAGTAAAAAGGGAACTTTGACCAAGAATCCCTGTATTTGAGAGCAAAAATGTGTCCCTTTGTAACAGGCAAGCGAGATGATGACTAGCTTACATGCTCGAATTCATTCACTGTGAATGTCTTTGAGTAGTGAGCTCAGTCACCTGATATCAGCTGACTGTATACAAATAAGAGAACACTTGACAAAAGACATCTGTTGTACACAAAGTAATCCTTCATAAGTTACTAATTTAATTCATTGAATGTCATCGAAGACGTTAGACTATGGAGCCCCAAATGAGTCataattaaatgattaaaaacattttgaaataaatacgatgaaaaaattgttatttatttttcactctGCCAGCCGTGAGATTTCTATGTTGTGTTGTTTAAGCGATACTTATCCAAAAGACTGTTAATGTTACCTTGACATATGCCTATTTAGCCTGTTGTTCTTCATTTTACCATTATTACTCTAACATTTAAGGGTTTTTTGTTTCTGATAAATTGAAAAATCCCCCCCTCCCCCTCCCCATTTTGGGTCAAGTAGGcccgaatattaacatttgataTATTAGTGGCCTATGTGGCCCAAAATGTAATAGTGTATGTATCTGGATTACATCATTGTTACCTAGCAGTTGGATTCCCCTGCAAATTCATTATAGAGGCTAACCTTGAACAAAACCTGATTGTATAGTGtaaataaaaagcaaaaaaaagcaaaataaaaaacctGCATATCATAAATTTCTTGGGGCAAATGATATTGTTCCAGTGCATCTAATCAAATATGTATATCCCTCCAGTGTGTGCGGAGGCATTCAATccagatgatgatgatgaagacaCAGAACCCAGAGTAGTTCATCCAAAAACAGATGAACAGCGCTGCAGACTGCAGGAGGCCTGTCGAGACATCCTGCTCTTCAAAACGTTAGACCAGGTAAATAATTGGAAGGAGGACTTGGCATGCATTCACACTTGTGTAAAAAGGGTTCCACTTAATGTGTTCTTTATTATTAATTGCATAGTGAAACTCTTGGGATTCGCACATGTGTGGGATTTTCCCAAGATCCccaatgtctcttgtgaaatctCATCTGCTTTGGCTTAAAATGAAAGTGATCTGCATTTTCCCCATTGGGAACCGCAAAATTATAGGTCTCTTGACCTTTTCTTAAACTTACACCTTAGATTGTATATTCTAGTGTAACATGGATAAAAAGtcacaaaatatgaagaaaatggGCCTTCTTTATTTTCCCATACAAACTTCCATCTCTGAGTTGAGTTTTAGCTCGCCTCCCTTCGGAGACCTTATTCACACGAGCAATgcctttttttagcttctagttTAATTCCACTGTTCTCCTTGTTGCTTCTTGTCTCTCGTGCTTTTGTGTATATCTGATGGATTGATTTTTGTCCTTCTTTTCCTTGCTTTAGGAGCAGTTCTCTCAAGTGCTTGACGCAATGTTTGAATTACGGGTTCAGCCTCAAGAGCATGTGATTGACCAGGGAGATGATGGGGACAACTTTTACGTCATTGAGCGGTAAAGATAAAGTCAATTCGGTCTACTTTCCGTGTTTCTATGTTGGGGTTAATACATCCTATAACTGAGACTTCATTACACTAATGACATACAAGCCCCTAATTGTCTACTAAAACGGAAAAAGGTTGAGGGATCTCAGAAATGAACAAAATCTAAACTAACAGATTTTTCAAGGTTGTTTTCCCACCCAAGCCTCTTATTACTTTTCAGTGTAGTACAGTGAGAGTCCACTGATTGTTATCTTCCCATCTGCATACACACTGTCTAAACCTTTGTATTCTGTGTTTTCCTTGCACAAGGTGTGTACTGATGACCTTTACCAACAGCTATCCTGCCAAGTGTTACTATCCCAGGGTTTtaccaggttttttttttttttttgggggggggggtacataTTTGCGTGCATTCAGACTTGAGGTCAGGATTTTCTGGCTAGTGTGAGTTCTGGAGAATGCCACACATGTCTTAATACTCATTCATGTAATAGACTTAACCCCAAGGCAAAATAAGCCACAACATTCAAACATGTTGTAGTAACAGAGTGGATCAGTAAGCGATCCATCTATCAATCTTCTGTCCTCCTAATCCTAATCCAGATGAAAGGGAGTCCCTGCTAACTTTGGGTCGGAGCTGGAGTAAACCCTGAAATGACTGCAAGTCAATCAGTGGGTAAATCCAcacatgtctaaaaaaaaaaaaaaatttaaataacctTAAGACAATTCATAGGCATCAGTAATAACCCAAGAAATAGACTTGTGCGATATGGACAAAATTTGCTTTCCCCATAACGACTTCCCCCATACTCTACTGATATATTTACCCCccattaaaatgaattaaattaatgaaatgcAATATGTaacattaatttgaaaaaaaaaaatgaaaagcatTCATCGGAGCGGCCAAATAAATTGCATTCAAGTTACTGTATCTTTTAAACACTTTTCATGCCCTTTAGTGCCttagtctttaaagcaccgtaaaaattaagtatttgactagGAGATCTGCCCTCAATATGTCCTAAAGCGCAGATtttacctctctcccagtttttatttggcaccgattgcccacagaaaaccggagatatgatccttttaatttgataatagtaactatgagggAACTATTTaccattcaaactaggaactattttctccactagagggcactcatgctctttggacgaataatgcttcatttctgtcatttttttctctctcgccgtaattcattgttttttttttttattattattatttatttggatttattttgttatgtaatgggttattgtacagtattattGATGTTGTTATAACAAcaattcatatagataactttgtgctgagaaaaaaaaataccattgctaaaaaaaaataaaaatgacgcagttactcacaatgttactcatttcttgagtattcttttcaccaagtacTTTTTTTACTCAtacttgaatacatttttcgatgagtacttttactttaacttgagtaatattattttgaggtAATGCTACTTGAGCAAAAGTTTTGGCTACTCCACCCACCTCTGAATTTAACAATATAAAGAATATAGGGAATACAGTTTTTGTCATTATGTCACACAACAAAATGGTGAGTATTTATGCTCTGTGCTGTTATGTGGTTGTGTTACCCACTTCAACACTGCGCCAACCTCATAAATTGACAAAGTATACAAAGACCCTTGAATGTCAGGAACAGCTGACATACTGTTTGAAACAACGGAAGAATAAAGCTTAAACTTCTTAATGAGCTGGTCCTTTCTAAACAAAGGAACTATAATAAATGTGTAATACAAATACATTACATCAACAGATGGCAATTTGGATGAAGAGTTCTGTACTTTGACCTTCTAACAGTCAGTAAGACATAGCTGGAATGGAATGTTGTTATTAATCACGGTATGAGCCAACTGCGATTTTAGATTTGACCCTGGGATTAACAGTGATCATCTACCAACAGACCTGATTAGTCTGCTGTGTTCAAGTAGAATTAAAAGTAGTGTTTCACTGATACTGTTTTTTGGCTCCTGTTACTGATTCCACCACCCGACTGTGTGGTATGCTTTGATACTGATACTTTATTGATACtttttataaatatacacaCTACCCCCGTTTTAGTATTAAATTATTGCGTACTCACtttaaaataattgctatcaCGGCTTTGTAAGACACTGCTTAGCAACCTTTGTACTTACCTGTTATGAGACAATAATTGAATGAACTCCTCAAAAACGTAAGAGCTTGAAATGCTCTCAAAAGCCAAAATATTTTACACCCACCCTCCACCCCACACACACTtacacacccccaccccccccacacaAAAGATTGAGATCTTaggtaaagaaaaaataaatattccaacaaacaaaaaaaacctagttCTCCTACCACCCTCCTGGAAAATAGGTGGTCCTGCGAAAATGAAGCAACTGTCCCCTTAAGACGTGCTGCAGTCAGTAGATCTGTAGAAAAACATTAGTCGCCATTACTCAGTTTAGAAGAATATAGTATGTGTAAGATAAAACAACAGTAACAGCACAGTAATTGCCCTGCAaattgggtttggggagtgtacACGGTACATTAGCTTCGACACAAGTTTGCTAGCCCCCGTTTCTCCTCATTCTAACAGAGCTAACAACTTTATAGATAGTCATCTCAATTCATTCTTCATAAAACTTCAAATCCTGGCTGGCGTTACCATTTATCGTCAACATTGTTCATTTGAACTTCAGGCTAAGTGTGATTAATCACATTCTTTTAGCATAGAAGGACTGATTCAATGTTTCTGTTGTTTGATCTCTCTATCTCCAGAGGCGTGTATGACATTGTGGTGTCAGGAACATGCGTTGGTCAATATGACAATAAGGGCAGCTTCGGTGAGCTTGCACTCATGTACAACACCCCACGTGCAGCTACCATCATTGCCACTCAAGAGGGATCGCTATGGGGTCTGGTAAGAACAtctaaattcattcatttaaagCTGAACCTTTTGTAGCTAGAACGTTGATTATTACTTATCAGTATTGTAGATAGTGACATCAATCTCCATCATGCCCAAATCTACTGTAGTTGTTTTTCAATAGTAGCATCAACAACTGTTTGCAATATGCAATGAATCTGAGGCCTGCTAACCTTAAGAATGAAATTATTCTCCATAAATGAATGCAGTGCTCTACTGTTCCCCCAAGTGGGCAAGCAGAGAATGACAAGTCGGATGTTTTATGAAGCCACTTTAGAGATTTTTTCCTCCTCTCTTTTAGGATCGTGCAACGTTTCGTAGACTCATTGTCAAGAACAATGCCAAGAAGCGAAGGATGTACGAGTCTTTTATAGAATCTGTGCCCTTACTCAAATCCCTGGAGGTGAGTTCAATGCCTGAGAGAGTAACTATCAATAAATTGTTTATATAGACCTTTTGTAAACATTAGGTTCTAGGGTACTTCCAGGTGCCATGTAGGTGATTGAGAGGTATTTACTATTTAAGCTTTTATCTGACCCCCACCccctaaatgaataaataaacaaacaaacgtaTGTAGTGGAACCGATGGGTAAAGCGGATATGTCAAGTGTCATCGCTGAACGGAGAAGCTCAAAATACTGCTTCTTGACGTGTGTAGTTGCTGCTTTTAACGGGAATAGATGGGCATACCTCCATAATGTGGTTTCCAGAAGACATTTTGTTGCAGATAAGTGCAAAAGATTTTGTTGGGTTTCCTTTATCTaatgatgcaaaacaaaatGGCGAGCTTGCTCACAAACGTCAGCCCTAAAGTGCACTCTGCATTTCAGCATCATAAAAGGGCAACTGCGTCAATAATCTGAATCATTAATCAACCAGGCTGTCTATGGTCACTTTAGGTCTACCTGAATTTCCAGCAACCTTATTTTTCAGTCAGCATACTTGTCAGAATGTATAGCATTTTGTCTTCCCTACACAACAATTTGTCTCACATTTCTTAAATTGATACGTCATACATTCAAACTAATCAAAGGTCATCATTGACACATTTTACCGTGTTCTCTGCCTTGACCAAAAGACAGCAACATGCTCAAAGGTCTCATTACAGACATGTTTGTGTGAATGAAATAATTGTTGCCACCATTTCCGTCATCATTTTCCTCATTAAATCTTTGCAGGCAACAGAGAGGATGAAGATAGTGGACGTATTAGGGGCAAAACAGTTCTCCGATGGTGAACGCATCATCACACAGGTAACCCCCTCACATTTATGCTCATGCAGACAGAAAAAGAGAGTTTATGTATCACATTATGTCCATGCATCTTTCGTCTTATTCATAGTTTCTTATAATTTGTCAATGGGTGAAATGAAGACAAATGTATTGTATTTATTGTATAATTTGTTAATGAGTGAAATGAAGACCAACGTATTGTATTTAGCTGGACCAGACTGTTATCTTTGTATTGACAGGGAGACCGTGCTGACTGCTTCTACATAGTAGAATCAGGAGAGGTCAAGATCATGATGAAGAGTAGAGTAAGCAGATTTTGCTTTTTCCTTCTTCTAATttagtaccatatttttcagactggAAGTAACTATTTTGAACAATTTGGCTGGCCCTGTGATTTACACCCATGTGCAACTTGTATTGAAGtctgtaattttacaaattcttgATTTGTTATTTCAAAATGACTAAGCCTTACCCAtacgctgaaaaaaataactggtgagCTGAACATAATATTGCAAGCAGTAAAATTGACttaataaaagtgcaaattggtacaatgattttatcaagtaaaaccaccagttatttttttcagtgtagtaatgtgttgTTGATGCTTCATGCAGCTGAACCATTAATGTGTTACGTTAAGACTATACACCTATTTAGCCTATTAATTCTGCTGTAATTATGAATTGGACTACACTAACAATTGACGATTCgtgatttagatttttttagcaacccccccccccccccccccccccaaaattgatttatactccagtgtgacctatgattaaaaaaataataataaataaaaaattttaacgGGTACAACTTTTAGTCCTAGATTTTTAGTTATTCACTATTTCACTTTTATCTATTTGTGCAATGA contains these protein-coding regions:
- the prkar2aa gene encoding protein kinase, cAMP-dependent, regulatory, type II, alpha A — its product is MSIEIPVGLKELLEGYTVEVLRQRPSDLLDFAVQYFTRLRDTRGHDGANEGGKTGKGVMFDGEPMQTESNGDDDEDDDSDFEPPPPSRFNRRVSVCAEAFNPDDDDEDTEPRVVHPKTDEQRCRLQEACRDILLFKTLDQEQFSQVLDAMFELRVQPQEHVIDQGDDGDNFYVIERGVYDIVVSGTCVGQYDNKGSFGELALMYNTPRAATIIATQEGSLWGLDRATFRRLIVKNNAKKRRMYESFIESVPLLKSLEATERMKIVDVLGAKQFSDGERIITQGDRADCFYIVESGEVKIMMKSRTKADHADNAEVEIARCSRGQYFGELALVTNKHRAASAYAVGNVKCLVIDVQAFERLLGSCKEIMKRNIAHYEEQLVVLFGSSMDLRD